The Acidobacteriota bacterium nucleotide sequence ACCGCCGCAGGGGACGATCTCCACCGGCATCCCGTGCGCTTCCAGCGCTCGCCGCAGGGACTCCCGCGGCGCGAAGGACAGCTCCGGAGCCTCCAAGTCCACCTCGTAGACCCGGCCCGACTCCGCCGTCCCCGTCTCCACCACCGGCAGGTAGCCCAGGCACTGCCCCTCGTCGATGAAAGTGAAGACGGTGTCTAGATGCATGTAGGACCGCTTGGCCGGCAGCTGCACCACCAACAGGTTGCGGAAGGAAGTCTCGTGAGAGCGCAGGTGCTCCGCCAACACCTCGACGCCCAACATATTGGTGCGCGCGCTGACGCCCACCAGAATCACTTCCGGGCTGGCCACCAACACGTCCCCGCCCTCCAGGTAGGGGTAGGGATACCCCATGATGTGCTCCGGCGCGTTGGACGCCGGCGCCCCGATGGACCAGATGTCCTCCGCCTGCGACAGAGCGGGATGATGCTCGAAGAGAAGGCGGGAGAGGAACGGCTCCCGCTCCCGAGCGTCGGTGGCCATGGAAGCGATGAGCACCCGGTTACCGAAGACCACCTGGGGATCGCGCTGGAAGAAGTAGTTGGGCAGCGGCGCCAGCTCGAAGAAGTGCGGTGTCCGGGTGCGGCGTTCCGGCTGGGACTCGCGGACACCACGGATCAGCACCGCCGCCAGCTCCCTGGTCTCCAGCTGCTCGAGAATGCGGGAGCTCTCCTCCCGAAGCCCGTAGTCCCGCCGCAGCACTTCGAGAGCGGAATCCCGCACCGCCGAATCCACCAGCACATCCGCCAACAGGTCCTCCGGGTCCAGAGTCTCCACCCCGGCCTTTTGGAGCACTCGGCAAAAGCGGTCATGCTCGCGCTGAGCACTCCTGCTGTCGAGGATGTCGTCGAAGAGCAGCCGCTCCATCATGCTCGGCACCATCCAATCGATGGCGCGCCCGGGGCGATGCACCAGGACTCGGCGCAGGCGCCCTATTTCGCTGTCGACTCGCAGACTCATGGAATGACTTTCTGGCCGAGAAGTTACCGTTCGGCCGGGTGGTGTGAGCACCGGGATCATACCAGAGGCCAGAGCCTCCGGCGAGATGTCCCAGACCGGGGCGGAGCCTGCTAGCATAGCGCCGCATCGAGCGTCCCTCGCTTAGACCTTTGGCCCGTGACCATGCCGCCCCTCCTCCACTCCCCGAATCACCCCCGGTGCGCTCCGCCGCCGACTCGCTCCAGGCTCGCCGCCGGCTTGTCTCTGCTACTCGCCTGCCTGCTGGCCACCACCGCCGGTTGTGAGCCGCCCCCACGGACCCCACCGCTGGCTCCGGGCATTCTGTTCATCGCCGTCGACGATCTCAACGATTGGATCGGCCCCCTCGGCGGTCACCCCGACGCCCGGACCCCGAACTTCGACCGGCTGGCGGCGCGGGGCATCACTTTCACCCGCGCCTACACGGCTTCCCCGGCCTGCAATCCTTCTCGCTCGGCGGTGATGACCGGCCTGCTCCCCACCAGCACCGGTGTCTACCTCAACAACCAGCCCCTACGCTCGGCGGTGCCGGAAGTGGTAACCCTGGCCCAGCGGCTGCGCCAGGAGGGCTTCGTCACCGCCGAGGCGGGCAAGGTACTCCACGAACCGGACCCCCTCAGCTGGATGGAGCGCCAGCCGCCGAGCCGCGACCCCGAGCCCCCGGGGCGCCCCATCAACGGCCTCGATACCGACCGCTTCTTCGACTGGGGGCCACTGGACCAGCCCGCCTCTGCCCTATCGGATTACAAAGTCACGGAATGGGCCGCCCAATGGCTCGCCAAACGCGGCGACGAGCCCTTCTTCCTCGCCGTCGGCCTGGGCAAGCCCCACCTGCCGTGGTTCGTACCGCAGGAATACT carries:
- a CDS encoding arginine deiminase family protein, with translation MSLRVDSEIGRLRRVLVHRPGRAIDWMVPSMMERLLFDDILDSRSAQREHDRFCRVLQKAGVETLDPEDLLADVLVDSAVRDSALEVLRRDYGLREESSRILEQLETRELAAVLIRGVRESQPERRTRTPHFFELAPLPNYFFQRDPQVVFGNRVLIASMATDAREREPFLSRLLFEHHPALSQAEDIWSIGAPASNAPEHIMGYPYPYLEGGDVLVASPEVILVGVSARTNMLGVEVLAEHLRSHETSFRNLLVVQLPAKRSYMHLDTVFTFIDEGQCLGYLPVVETGTAESGRVYEVDLEAPELSFAPRESLRRALEAHGMPVEIVPCGGGEDLLFQQREQWTDGANAFAMAPGLICIYQRNRRTLEELARRGWRVLTDAQALEDGVELVGQGPTVVALRASELSRARGGPRCMTMPLERDPLGA